The genomic segment GGTCTCCTACGGGCCCCTCGCGGGGAGGCGCCCGATTCACCCCAAGGGACCGGACCGTTCCCGTACCGCCGTCGGCGGTGCGGTGCGGCCCGTCCCGCACCGGTGAGGTGCGGGAAGGAGGGTCCCCGGCTCCCCTGGCTCGCGCCATGGGGACTCGGCGATGACTGCCCGGTGCCGCGGTTTGCGGCGAAGTGCCCGGCCGGACAGCCGGATCGACGCTAAGACGGACGGCTCCGCCGCGCCAAACAAAACCGGCTTTTTGTTGCGGAGGCCACAGGAGAGAACACCCGCACCGCGGCAAAACGGGTCAAAGGGCGGGGCTCCCCGCCCGGACGGAACGGCGGAACCGGCGCCTCCGCCGGGCCCGCCGCCGGACCCTCCTCCAGACCCTCCGTCCGGCCCCGTGTGCCGTACCGGCGTGACGGGAAACGGCCGTGACGGACCGCCGGTTCCGACGGTGCGTCACGGCCGCGTGCCCGGCAGGTCGCGTCCCGCTCGACAGGGCGCGTCCCGAACGCCGGTGACCGGCGCGGCCGTTCAGCCGCTGACGACCTTGACCTCCCCGATGCCCAGCGCCCGGACCGGCTCCTCGATCGCGGAGGCGTCCCCGACCAGCACCGTCACCAGGTTGTCCACCGGGAACGCGCTGACCGCGGCGGCGGTGGCCTCCACCGTGCCGGCCTCGGCGAGCCGGGCGTACAACTGCGCCTGGAAATCGTCCGGAAGGTACTGCTCGACCTGGTCGGCCAGGGTCCCGGCGACGGCCGCGGCGGTCTCGTACTTGAGCGGCGCGACCCCGACCAGGTTCTGCACGGCCACATCGCGCTCCTCGTCGGTCAGCCCGCCGGCGGCGAGGGTGCGCAGCACCTGCCAGGTGTCCTCCAGGGCCGGGCCGGTGACGTCCGTGGCGACCGAGCCGCTGATGGCCAGCAGCGAGGCACCCGTGCCCTCGGGCGTCGAGCGCAGCACCTGGCCGAAGGCGCGCACGCCGTAGGTGTAGCCCTTCTCCTCGCGCAGCACCCGGTCCAGGCGGGAGGTGAGCGTGCCGCCGAGGCAGTAGACGCCGAGCACCTGCGCCGCCCAGACCCGGTCGTGCCGGTCGGGGCCGACGCGGCCGATGAGGACCTGGGTCTGCACCGCGCCCGGCCGGTCCACGATCACGACCCGGCCGGTGTCGTCCGCCGTGATGGCCGGTACGGGGCGGGCCTCGGCCGTGCCGCCGGTCCAGGTGCCCAGGGTGCCGGCGAGGACCTCGGCCAGCGGGATGCCGGTGAAGTCGCCCACGATCACCGCGGTCGCGGTGGCGGGGCGGATGTGCGCCGCGTAGAACGCGCGGACCCCGGCGGCGTCCACCCGCGCGACGGTCTCCTCGGTGCCCTGCCGGGGCCGGGACATCCGGGACTCGGCCGGGAACAGCTCCTTGGAGAGCTCCATCGCGGCCCGGCGGGCGGGGTTGGCCAGCTCGTGCGGGATCTCGTCGAGACGGTTGCGGACCAGCCGCTCGACCTCATCCCCGGGGAAGGCCGGGGCCCGCAGGGCGTCGGCGAGCAGCCCGAGCGCCTTGGCCAGCCGGGAGGCCGGGACCTCCAGGGAGACCCGGACCCCGGGGTGGTCCGCGTGCGCGTCCAGGGTGGCGCCGCAGCGCTCCAGTTCGGCGGCGAACTCCTCGGCGGTGTGCTTGTCGGTGCCCTCCGAGAGGGCGCGCGCCATGATCGTGGCGACGCCCTCGGTGCCCTCCGGCTCGGCCTCCAGGGGTGCCTGCAGATTGATCTCGACGGCCACCACCTTCTGGCCGGGGCGGTGACAGTGGAGCACCGTCAGCCCGTTGGGCAGGGTGTCCCGCTCGGGGGTCGGGAAGGCCCAGGGCGTGGGCTCCCCGGCGCGCGGCATCGGGTGGTAGGTCATGGTGGTCCCGGCGTCGCTCACTGGGCCGCCTCCTTCTCGTCGGTGCCGTCGGTGCCCTCGGTGACGTCCGCGCCGTCGCCGGGCTCGTGCCCGGGCCCGGCCGGCTCGTAGACGAGCGAGGCGCGGTTGTCGGGACGCAGCCGCGCCGCCGCCACCTCGCGCACCTCCTCGGGGCCGACCTCCAGCAGCCGCTGTACCGCCGTCAGCGCGAGCTGCGGGTCGCCGAAGAGGACGGCGTACCGGCAGAGCTGGTCGGCGCGGCCGCCGACGGTGGCGAGCTGGTCCAGCCACTCGCGCTCCAGCTGCGCCTGGGCGCGCTCCATCTCCTCCGGGGTCGGGCCCTCCTCGGCGAACCGGGCCAGCTCCTCGTCGACCGCCCGTTCGATGGCGGGGATCTCCACACCGGAGGACGCCTTGACGTCCAGCCAGCCCATCGAGGGGGCGCCCGCCAGCCGCAGCAGGCCGAAGCCCGCGCCGACGGCGAGGCGGTCCCGGCGGACCAGCCGGTTGTACAGCCGGGAGGACTCGCCGCCGCCGAGGACCGTCAGGGCCAGATCGGCGGCGTCGGCGGCGCGGGTGCCGTCCTCCGGGAGCCGGTAGGCGGACATCAGCGCGCGGGCCGGGACCTCCTCGCGCAGCTCCTCCCGCAGCTCCTCGCCGATGATGTCGGGCAGGGCGCCGTCGCGCGGCGGCTGCTTGCCGTCGTGGCCGGGGATGGAGCCGAAGTAGCGCTCGATCCAGGCGAGGGTCCGCTCGGGGTCGATGTCGCCGACGACCGCGAGGACGGCGTTGTTCGGCGCGTAGTACGTCCGGAAGAAGTTCCGGGCGTCCTCCAGGGAGGCGGCGTCGAGGTCGGCCATCGAGCCGATGGGGGTGTGGTGGTACGGGTGGCCCTCGGGGTAGGCCATGGCGGTCAGCTTCTCGAACGAGGTGCCGTAGGGGACGTTGTCGTAGCGCTGGCGGCGCTCGTTCTTCACGACGTCCCGCTGGTTCTCCATGCTCTCGTCGTCGAGGGCGACGAGGAGGCTGCCCATGCGGTCGGCCTCCAGCCAGAGCGCGAGTTCGAGCTGGTGGGCGGGCATGGTCTCGTAGTAGTTGGTCCGCTCGAAGCTCGTGGTGCCGTTGAGCGAGCCGCCGGCGCCCTGCACCAGCTCGAAGTGGCCGTTGCCCTTCACGTTCGCGGAGCCCTGGAACATCAGGTGCTCGAAGAGGTGTGCCAGGCCGGTGCGGCCCTGTACCTCGTGGCGGGAGCCGACGTCGTACCAGAGACAGACCGCGGCGACCGGGGTCAGGTGGTCCTCGGAGAGGATCACGCGCAGACCGTTGGCCAGCCGGTGCTCCGTCGCTGTCAGGCCGCCGGACCCGGCCTTCTCGGTGGCCGTGTGACCCATGGGCATGTACGTCCCTTCGATCGCGGGTGAGGGGTGCGGAGATGATGAGTGCTGCCACTGTATGCAAGCGGCGGGAGACCTGCCGAAGTTCCCGTAGCGTGCCGTTCGGACGGGTCGTGGGCCGCGCTGTCCGCGGCGGGGTCCACAATGGTCCGCGTCACCAACCCCCGCCCAGCGAAGTTTCGAAGTCCTAAGGAGCAGCAGCCGCGATGGCCCGCCGCAGTACGAAGACCCCGCCTCCCGAGGAATTCGAGGAGCGCATCCTCGACATCGACGTCGTGGACGAGATGCAGGGCTCCTTCCTGGAGTACGCCTACTCGGTCATCTACTCGCGCGCCCTCCCCGACGCCCGCGACGGCCTCAAGCCCGTCCACCGGCGCATCGTCTACCAGATGAACGAGATGGGCCTGCGGCCGGACCGCTCGTACGTGAAGTGCGCACGTGTTGTCGGCGAGGTGATGGGCAAGCTCCACCCGCACGGCGACGCCTCGATCTACGACGCCCTCGTGCGCATGGCGCAGCCGTTCTCGATGCGGCTCCCGCTGGTGGACGGCCACGGCAACTTCGGCTCCCTGGGCAACGACGACCCGCCCGCCGCCATGCGGTACACCGAGTGCCGGATGGCCGCCGCGACCTCCCTGATGACGGAGTCGATCGACGAGGACACGGTCGACTTCGCCCCCAACTACGACGGCCAGGAGCGGGAGCCGGCCGCCCTGCCGGCCGCGTATCCGAACCTGCTGGTGAACGGGGCCTCGGGCATCGCGGTGGGCATGGCGACCAATATGCCGCCGCACAACCTGGGCGAGGTGATCGCCGCCGCCCGGCATCTGATCAAGCACCCGGGCGCCGATCTGGCCACGCTGATGCGCTTCGTACCCGGCCCGGACCTGCCGACCGGCGGCCGGATCGCCGGGCTGGCCGGCATCCGCGACGCCTACGAGACCGGCCGCGGCACCTTCAAGATCCGCGCCACCGTGGCGGTGGAGAACGTCACCGCCCGCCGCAAGGGCCTCGTCGTCACCGAACTGCCGTTCACCGTCGGGCCCGAGAAGGTCATCGCCAAGATCAAGGATCTGGTGGGCGCCAAGAAGCTCCAGGGCATCGCGGACGTCAAGGACCTTACCGACCGGTCGCACGGCCTGCGGCTCGTCATCGAGATCAAGAACGGCTTCAACCCGGAGGCGGTGCTGGCGCAGCTCTACAAGCTGACGCCCATGGAGGAGTCCTTCGGCATCAACAACGTCGCGCTGGTGGACGGCCAGCCGCTGACGCTGGGGCTCAAGGAGCTGCTGGAGGTCTATCTGGACCACCGCTTCGAGGTGGTCCGGCGGCGCAGCGAGTTCCGGCGCGGCAAGCGCCGCGACCGGCTGCACCTGGTCGAGGGCCTGCTGACCGCGCTGATCGACATCGACGAGGTCATCCGGATCATCCGTTCCAGCGACAACTCCGCCGAGGCCAAGCAGTCGCTGATCGCCCGCTTCTCGCTCAGCGAGATCCAGACCCAGTACATCCTGGACACCCCGCTGCGCCGGCTGACCCGGTTCGACCGGATCGAGCTGGAGTCGGAGCGGGACCGCCTCAACACCGAGATCGCGGAGCTGACCCGCATCCTGGACTCCGACGCGGAGCTGCGGAAGCTGGTCTCCTCGGAACTCGCCGTGGTGGCGAAGAAGTTCGGCACCGACCGGCGCACGGTACTGCTGGAGTCGGCGGACGCCCCGGTGCAGGCGGTGCCGCTGCAGGTCGCCGACGACCCGTGCCGGGTGCTGCTCTCCTCCACCGGCCTGCTGGCCCGTACCGCCAACGGCGAGCCGCTGGAAGGCGGTTCCACGAAGCGCGTCAAGCACGACGTGATCGTCTCCGCGGTCCCGGCCACGGCCCGCGGCCATGTCGGCGCGGTGACCTCCACCGGGCGGATGCTGCGCCTGTCCGT from the Streptomyces xinghaiensis S187 genome contains:
- a CDS encoding M16 family metallopeptidase, with translation MSDAGTTMTYHPMPRAGEPTPWAFPTPERDTLPNGLTVLHCHRPGQKVVAVEINLQAPLEAEPEGTEGVATIMARALSEGTDKHTAEEFAAELERCGATLDAHADHPGVRVSLEVPASRLAKALGLLADALRAPAFPGDEVERLVRNRLDEIPHELANPARRAAMELSKELFPAESRMSRPRQGTEETVARVDAAGVRAFYAAHIRPATATAVIVGDFTGIPLAEVLAGTLGTWTGGTAEARPVPAITADDTGRVVIVDRPGAVQTQVLIGRVGPDRHDRVWAAQVLGVYCLGGTLTSRLDRVLREEKGYTYGVRAFGQVLRSTPEGTGASLLAISGSVATDVTGPALEDTWQVLRTLAAGGLTDEERDVAVQNLVGVAPLKYETAAAVAGTLADQVEQYLPDDFQAQLYARLAEAGTVEATAAAVSAFPVDNLVTVLVGDASAIEEPVRALGIGEVKVVSG
- a CDS encoding M16 family metallopeptidase codes for the protein MPMGHTATEKAGSGGLTATEHRLANGLRVILSEDHLTPVAAVCLWYDVGSRHEVQGRTGLAHLFEHLMFQGSANVKGNGHFELVQGAGGSLNGTTSFERTNYYETMPAHQLELALWLEADRMGSLLVALDDESMENQRDVVKNERRQRYDNVPYGTSFEKLTAMAYPEGHPYHHTPIGSMADLDAASLEDARNFFRTYYAPNNAVLAVVGDIDPERTLAWIERYFGSIPGHDGKQPPRDGALPDIIGEELREELREEVPARALMSAYRLPEDGTRAADAADLALTVLGGGESSRLYNRLVRRDRLAVGAGFGLLRLAGAPSMGWLDVKASSGVEIPAIERAVDEELARFAEEGPTPEEMERAQAQLEREWLDQLATVGGRADQLCRYAVLFGDPQLALTAVQRLLEVGPEEVREVAAARLRPDNRASLVYEPAGPGHEPGDGADVTEGTDGTDEKEAAQ
- a CDS encoding DNA gyrase/topoisomerase IV subunit A, coding for MARRSTKTPPPEEFEERILDIDVVDEMQGSFLEYAYSVIYSRALPDARDGLKPVHRRIVYQMNEMGLRPDRSYVKCARVVGEVMGKLHPHGDASIYDALVRMAQPFSMRLPLVDGHGNFGSLGNDDPPAAMRYTECRMAAATSLMTESIDEDTVDFAPNYDGQEREPAALPAAYPNLLVNGASGIAVGMATNMPPHNLGEVIAAARHLIKHPGADLATLMRFVPGPDLPTGGRIAGLAGIRDAYETGRGTFKIRATVAVENVTARRKGLVVTELPFTVGPEKVIAKIKDLVGAKKLQGIADVKDLTDRSHGLRLVIEIKNGFNPEAVLAQLYKLTPMEESFGINNVALVDGQPLTLGLKELLEVYLDHRFEVVRRRSEFRRGKRRDRLHLVEGLLTALIDIDEVIRIIRSSDNSAEAKQSLIARFSLSEIQTQYILDTPLRRLTRFDRIELESERDRLNTEIAELTRILDSDAELRKLVSSELAVVAKKFGTDRRTVLLESADAPVQAVPLQVADDPCRVLLSSTGLLARTANGEPLEGGSTKRVKHDVIVSAVPATARGHVGAVTSTGRMLRLSVIDLPQLPDTASAPNLSGGAPIAEFLTLDEGEELICLTTLDESSPGLAIGTRQGVVKRVVPDYPANKDELEVIGLRDGDRVVGAVELRTGDEDLVFVTSEAQLLRYPASQVRPQGRAAGGMAGVKLPEGAEVIFFGAVDPAGDAAVFTVAGAAQGTLDTSAQQSAKLTPFDQYPRKGRATGGVRCQRFLKGEDRLVFAWAGATPPRAAGSSGAPVELPEPDPRRDGSGMPLTKPVAVVAGPV